A part of Streptantibioticus cattleyicolor NRRL 8057 = DSM 46488 genomic DNA contains:
- a CDS encoding LacI family DNA-binding transcriptional regulator: MPATPSPEENANAGPGPGGRRARARRATMKDIARRAGVSESAVSFALNDRPGVSEATRERVRRVAEQLGWRASSAAKALSGVGSGTVGLVLARPAGTLGVESFFLQLISGIQQVLAERQLGLLFQVVEDLDAECATYRRWWAERRVDGVLVVDPRSADPRPGLLDSLALPTVFVGGAPERPDDAALSVVSADDAGAMARVVDHLHGLGHRRITHIAGLPDLAHTARRVASLRAQAERLGLTGVRSVTTDYSDAQGAAATRRVLDEPDPPTAIVYDNDVMAAAGVAVAAARGVGVPADLSVVAWEDSVLCRVVHPWLTALARDTIAFGRTAARELTALLDGGPPRTVRLPLPELVVRESTAPPGRP; the protein is encoded by the coding sequence ATGCCGGCCACCCCTTCACCCGAGGAGAACGCCAACGCCGGCCCGGGGCCGGGCGGACGGCGCGCACGGGCCCGGCGGGCGACCATGAAGGACATCGCGCGCCGCGCCGGGGTCTCCGAGAGCGCCGTGTCGTTCGCCCTCAACGACCGGCCGGGGGTCTCCGAGGCGACCCGGGAACGGGTGCGGCGGGTGGCCGAACAGCTCGGCTGGCGGGCGAGTTCGGCGGCGAAGGCGCTCAGCGGGGTCGGCTCCGGCACCGTCGGCCTGGTGCTCGCCCGGCCCGCCGGGACGCTCGGCGTGGAGTCCTTCTTCCTCCAGCTGATCTCCGGCATCCAGCAGGTTCTCGCCGAACGCCAACTCGGCCTGCTCTTCCAGGTGGTGGAGGACCTCGACGCCGAATGCGCCACCTACCGCCGCTGGTGGGCGGAGCGCCGGGTGGACGGCGTCCTGGTGGTGGACCCGCGTTCCGCCGACCCCCGGCCCGGACTGCTGGACTCCCTGGCGCTGCCCACCGTGTTCGTCGGCGGGGCGCCGGAACGCCCCGACGACGCCGCGCTCTCCGTGGTGTCCGCCGACGACGCCGGGGCGATGGCCCGCGTGGTGGACCATCTGCACGGCCTCGGCCATCGCCGGATCACCCACATCGCCGGGCTGCCCGACCTGGCGCACACCGCCCGCCGGGTCGCCTCGCTGCGCGCCCAGGCCGAACGCCTCGGGCTCACCGGGGTCCGCTCGGTGACCACCGACTACTCCGACGCCCAGGGCGCCGCCGCCACCCGCCGCGTCCTCGACGAACCGGACCCGCCGACCGCCATCGTCTACGACAACGACGTGATGGCCGCCGCCGGTGTCGCCGTCGCCGCGGCCCGTGGCGTCGGCGTCCCCGCCGATCTGTCCGTCGTCGCCTGGGAGGACTCGGTGCTCTGCCGCGTGGTCCACCCGTGGCTGACCGCGCTCGCCCGGGACACCATCGCGTTCGGGCGGACGGCGGCGCGGGAGCTGACCGCGCTGCTCGACGGCGGCCCGCCGCGCACCGTCCGGCTGCCGCTGCCGGAGCTGGTGGTACGGGAGAGCACCGCGCCGCCCGGCCGCCCCTGA
- a CDS encoding helix-turn-helix transcriptional regulator, whose amino-acid sequence MGRTPDRSRRHAVLDALRAAPGPLGVAELSDRLGVHANTVRFHLDALVADGAVESTVEPPAGRGRPRTVYAPRPGMDRGGERGYQLLARILLGHLAAAGPEAHDDARRAGHTWGRFLVDRTAPHHRPTAAEATARLSTLLAGLGFQPEPSDATPAPEAIRLRHCPFLELAEESATLVCSVHLGLMRGALAELDAPVRVARLEPFATPDTCLARLEPAAAA is encoded by the coding sequence ATGGGCCGCACACCGGACCGCTCGCGCCGCCACGCGGTGCTGGACGCGCTGCGCGCCGCCCCCGGTCCGCTGGGCGTCGCCGAACTCTCCGACCGGCTCGGCGTCCACGCCAACACCGTCCGCTTCCACCTGGACGCGCTCGTGGCCGACGGCGCCGTCGAGAGCACGGTGGAGCCGCCGGCCGGCCGGGGACGTCCGCGTACCGTCTACGCCCCGCGCCCGGGGATGGACCGCGGCGGCGAGCGCGGCTACCAACTGCTCGCCCGCATCCTGCTCGGCCACCTCGCCGCGGCCGGCCCCGAGGCCCACGACGACGCCCGCCGGGCCGGCCACACCTGGGGCCGCTTCCTGGTCGACCGGACCGCGCCCCACCACCGGCCCACCGCCGCCGAGGCCACCGCGCGCCTCTCCACCCTCCTCGCCGGCCTCGGCTTCCAGCCCGAGCCGTCCGACGCCACCCCGGCCCCGGAGGCGATCCGGCTGCGGCACTGCCCGTTCCTCGAACTCGCCGAGGAGAGCGCCACCCTGGTCTGCTCGGTCCATCTCGGCCTGATGCGCGGCGCGTTGGCGGAACTGGACGCCCCCGTGCGGGTGGCCCGGCTGGAACCGTTCGCCACCCCCGACACCTGCCTGGCCCGGCTGGAGCCGGCGGCAGCCGCGTAA
- a CDS encoding glycoside hydrolase family 38 N-terminal domain-containing protein: MHDDRTLVEARLKRVLEERIRPAVYPESVPLEVGIWTAPGEPVPVAEGLAAPRTPIAVGAAWGAPWSTSWLTVSGTVPQRWAGRTVEALIDLGFDANMPGFQCEGLVYRPDGTPVKGINPRNQWVPVGSPALGGEEVLLHVEAAANPVILDYHPFLPTDLGDKETAGDEPQYKLARMDLAVLDTTVWELVQDLEVLGELMAELPVEGARRWEILRAVDRALDALDLQDVGATAPAARELLARVLASPAEPSAHRVTAVGHAHIDSAWLWPLRETVRKVARTTANMTALLADHPEFVYTMSQAQQYAWIKEHRPEVYAKVKAAVAEGRFVPAGGMWVESDTNMPGSEAMARQFVHGKRFFLEEFGVECEEAWLPDTFGFAAGLPQIIKAAGAKWLLTQKISWSQVNRFPHHTFWWEGIDGTRIFTHFPPVDTYNCSVSGKEIAHAARNFKDKGVARNSLAPTGWGDGGGGTTREMVAKAARLRNLEGSATVEWGRPAEFFAAAQAEYPQPPVWVGELYLELHRATLTSQAGTKQGNRRSENLLREAELWAATAAVRTGFPYPYEELDRIWKTVLLHQFHDILPGSSIAWVHREAEKTYAAVAAELESVIGAAQRALAGAADGGGEVVFNAAPHERGGIPAGGARPAAPAPGGCAATARAEGGFLLDNGVLRVVVDGRGLVVSAYDVAAGRETLAPGTAANLLQIHPDFPNMWDAWDVDQFYRNSVTDLVDADEVALTADGPDAVAVRVVRSFGSSRAVQTLTLQPGAARLEFDTEVDWHETEKFLKVAFPLDVHADRYAAETQFGHLYRPTHTNTSWEAAKFEACNHRFVHVEEPGWGVAVVTASTYGHDVTRTVRAAEPGTTTTVRLSLLRAPRFPDPHTDQGVHRFRYALVPGASVGDAVREGYRVGLPERRVPGDAVVAPLVSVDRDAVVLSAVKLADDGSGDVVVRAYEAHGGRARARLTAGFTLAGAVECDLLERPLAQAAAPVVDGDTVELTLRPFQIVTLRLSRRAA; the protein is encoded by the coding sequence ATGCATGACGACCGCACCCTGGTCGAAGCCCGCCTCAAGCGGGTGCTCGAGGAACGGATCCGCCCCGCCGTGTACCCGGAGTCGGTGCCGTTGGAGGTCGGGATCTGGACCGCGCCCGGCGAGCCGGTGCCGGTGGCCGAAGGGCTCGCCGCGCCGCGCACCCCGATCGCGGTCGGCGCCGCGTGGGGGGCGCCGTGGAGCACGAGTTGGCTCACGGTCTCCGGCACGGTGCCGCAGCGGTGGGCGGGGCGCACCGTGGAGGCCCTGATCGACCTGGGCTTCGACGCCAACATGCCGGGGTTCCAGTGCGAGGGGCTCGTCTACCGGCCGGACGGCACCCCGGTCAAGGGGATCAACCCGCGCAACCAGTGGGTGCCGGTCGGCTCCCCGGCCTTGGGCGGCGAGGAGGTGCTGCTCCACGTCGAGGCCGCCGCCAACCCGGTGATCCTCGACTACCACCCCTTCCTCCCCACCGATCTGGGCGACAAGGAGACCGCGGGCGACGAGCCGCAGTACAAGCTCGCGCGGATGGACCTGGCCGTCCTCGACACCACGGTGTGGGAGCTGGTGCAGGACCTGGAGGTGCTCGGTGAGCTGATGGCCGAGCTGCCGGTGGAGGGCGCCCGGCGCTGGGAGATCCTGCGCGCGGTCGACCGGGCGCTGGACGCGCTCGACCTCCAGGACGTGGGCGCCACCGCCCCGGCCGCCCGGGAGCTGCTGGCCCGGGTCCTCGCCTCCCCCGCGGAGCCGTCGGCGCACCGCGTCACCGCGGTGGGCCACGCGCACATCGACTCGGCGTGGCTGTGGCCGCTGCGCGAGACCGTCCGCAAGGTGGCCCGGACCACCGCCAACATGACCGCGCTCCTGGCCGACCACCCCGAGTTCGTCTACACCATGTCGCAGGCGCAGCAGTACGCCTGGATCAAGGAGCACCGGCCGGAGGTGTACGCCAAGGTCAAGGCGGCGGTGGCCGAGGGGCGCTTCGTACCGGCCGGCGGGATGTGGGTGGAGTCCGACACCAACATGCCCGGCTCGGAGGCGATGGCCCGGCAGTTCGTGCACGGCAAGCGGTTCTTCCTGGAGGAGTTCGGCGTCGAGTGCGAGGAGGCGTGGCTGCCGGACACGTTCGGCTTCGCCGCCGGGCTGCCGCAGATCATCAAGGCGGCCGGGGCCAAGTGGCTGCTGACGCAGAAGATCTCCTGGAGCCAGGTGAACCGGTTCCCGCACCACACGTTCTGGTGGGAGGGGATCGACGGCACCCGGATCTTCACCCACTTCCCGCCGGTGGACACCTACAACTGCTCGGTGTCCGGCAAGGAGATCGCGCACGCCGCGCGGAACTTCAAGGACAAGGGGGTGGCCCGCAACTCGCTGGCGCCGACCGGCTGGGGCGACGGCGGCGGGGGCACCACCCGGGAGATGGTGGCCAAGGCGGCCCGGCTGCGGAACCTGGAGGGCTCGGCGACCGTCGAGTGGGGCCGGCCCGCGGAGTTCTTCGCCGCCGCGCAGGCCGAGTACCCGCAGCCGCCGGTGTGGGTCGGCGAGCTCTACCTGGAGTTGCACCGCGCCACGCTGACCAGCCAGGCCGGCACCAAGCAGGGCAACCGGCGCAGCGAGAACCTGCTGCGCGAGGCCGAGCTGTGGGCCGCCACGGCCGCGGTACGCACCGGCTTCCCGTACCCGTACGAGGAGTTGGACCGGATCTGGAAGACGGTGCTGCTCCACCAGTTCCACGACATCCTGCCGGGCTCGTCGATCGCGTGGGTGCACCGGGAGGCGGAGAAGACGTACGCGGCGGTCGCCGCCGAGCTGGAGTCGGTGATCGGCGCGGCGCAGCGGGCGCTGGCCGGGGCGGCCGACGGCGGCGGTGAGGTGGTCTTCAACGCCGCGCCGCACGAGCGGGGCGGCATCCCGGCCGGCGGCGCCCGCCCGGCCGCGCCGGCGCCCGGCGGCTGCGCCGCGACGGCCCGTGCCGAGGGCGGTTTCCTGCTCGACAACGGCGTGCTGCGGGTCGTGGTGGACGGCCGCGGGCTGGTGGTCTCGGCGTACGACGTCGCGGCCGGTCGGGAGACGCTCGCCCCGGGGACCGCGGCCAACCTGCTCCAGATCCACCCCGACTTCCCCAACATGTGGGACGCGTGGGACGTCGACCAGTTCTACCGCAACAGCGTCACCGACCTGGTGGACGCCGACGAGGTGGCGCTCACCGCCGACGGCCCGGACGCGGTGGCGGTGCGGGTGGTGCGGTCCTTCGGTTCCTCGCGGGCGGTCCAGACGCTGACGCTCCAACCGGGCGCCGCGCGGCTGGAGTTCGACACCGAGGTGGACTGGCACGAGACCGAGAAGTTCCTCAAGGTCGCCTTCCCGCTCGACGTGCACGCCGACCGCTACGCCGCGGAGACCCAGTTCGGCCATCTGTACCGGCCGACCCACACCAACACCAGCTGGGAGGCCGCCAAGTTCGAGGCGTGCAACCACCGCTTCGTCCACGTCGAGGAGCCCGGCTGGGGGGTCGCCGTGGTCACCGCGTCCACCTACGGTCACGACGTGACCCGTACCGTACGCGCCGCGGAGCCGGGCACCACCACCACGGTACGGCTCTCCCTGCTGCGCGCGCCCCGGTTCCCCGACCCCCACACCGACCAGGGCGTCCACCGCTTCCGGTACGCGCTGGTGCCGGGGGCCTCGGTGGGCGACGCGGTGCGCGAGGGGTACCGCGTCGGGCTGCCGGAGCGCCGGGTGCCCGGGGACGCGGTGGTGGCGCCGCTGGTCTCGGTGGACCGGGACGCGGTGGTGCTCAGCGCCGTGAAGCTGGCCGACGACGGGAGCGGGGACGTGGTGGTGCGGGCGTACGAGGCCCATGGCGGCCGGGCCCGGGCCCGGCTCACCGCCGGGTTCACGCTGGCCGGCGCCGTCGAGTGCGACCTGCTGGAACGTCCGCTCGCCCAGGCGGCGGCGCCGGTGGTGGACGGGGACACCGTGGAGCTGACGCTGCGTCCGTTCCAGATCGTCACGTTGCGGCTGTCCCGGCGCGCGGCGTGA
- a CDS encoding NUDIX domain-containing protein yields MATDAIVVGAHLVLERDGEVLLGRGTPDAEFGAGRWRLPAGRVLDGRARACAARECGAALGIALGEEDLELAHVLHLPADADGPPGLHLFFRARRWSGTPPMAGPHEDDGWRWWPGDALPDGLAPYAATALRVLAAERSRQDPPGPALVPRPASPARRSGAAEADDRAASASPPVRVAAALAGMSLLVTDETGRVLTVKRPSHDEQRWLLPGGALRDTGETPRQAAERALRELGIRKPCGRLLATDWIPRPPQPAKSIHVYDGGVLTEDEFAGLTGPDGTPPALRLITPAELPVVLPERLVPRVRTCLAARAAGAGAVELVNGRPVTESVVAVVHHPDTGELLLYERDEHARLWPDGWSLLGGPVEPGESPPEALRRELFVAAGLTVDDDPSLVERVWDREGPPPQLVTVYALAHRGAAEDLVLGEGRRLRLVDPACLDDHPMPPFLRATLDRWLAARADRDADRGADRAP; encoded by the coding sequence TTGGCCACTGATGCGATCGTCGTCGGCGCCCACCTGGTGCTGGAGCGGGACGGGGAGGTGCTGCTGGGCCGTGGGACGCCGGACGCGGAGTTCGGCGCCGGGCGGTGGCGGTTGCCGGCCGGGCGCGTGCTGGACGGACGCGCCCGCGCGTGCGCCGCCCGGGAGTGCGGCGCGGCGCTCGGCATCGCGCTGGGCGAGGAGGACCTGGAGCTGGCGCACGTGCTCCACCTGCCGGCCGACGCCGACGGTCCGCCCGGGCTCCACCTGTTCTTCCGCGCCCGCCGCTGGTCCGGCACCCCGCCGATGGCCGGCCCGCACGAGGACGACGGCTGGCGGTGGTGGCCCGGGGACGCGCTGCCCGACGGGCTGGCCCCGTACGCCGCGACCGCGCTGCGGGTCCTGGCCGCCGAGCGCTCACGGCAGGATCCGCCGGGCCCCGCGCTCGTCCCGCGCCCCGCCTCGCCCGCCCGCCGCTCCGGCGCCGCGGAGGCCGACGACCGGGCGGCGTCCGCCTCCCCACCGGTGCGGGTGGCGGCGGCGCTGGCCGGGATGAGCCTGCTGGTCACCGACGAGACCGGGCGGGTGCTCACCGTCAAACGCCCCAGCCACGACGAACAGCGCTGGCTGCTGCCCGGCGGCGCGCTGCGCGACACCGGCGAGACCCCACGGCAGGCCGCCGAACGCGCACTTCGCGAACTGGGCATCCGCAAGCCCTGCGGCCGGCTCCTCGCCACCGACTGGATCCCCCGGCCACCGCAGCCCGCCAAGTCCATCCACGTCTACGACGGCGGCGTGCTGACCGAGGACGAGTTCGCCGGACTGACCGGGCCGGACGGGACACCGCCCGCGCTGCGCCTGATCACCCCGGCCGAACTCCCCGTGGTGCTCCCGGAACGGCTCGTCCCCCGGGTCCGCACCTGCCTCGCCGCCCGGGCGGCCGGAGCCGGCGCGGTCGAACTGGTCAACGGGCGCCCGGTGACCGAGAGCGTGGTGGCCGTGGTCCACCACCCGGACACCGGCGAACTGCTGCTGTACGAACGCGACGAGCACGCCCGGCTCTGGCCGGACGGCTGGTCGCTGCTGGGCGGCCCGGTTGAACCCGGCGAGAGCCCGCCGGAGGCGCTGCGCCGCGAACTCTTCGTCGCCGCCGGGCTCACCGTGGACGACGACCCGTCCCTGGTGGAACGGGTCTGGGACCGCGAGGGCCCGCCGCCCCAACTGGTCACCGTCTACGCGCTCGCCCACCGGGGCGCCGCCGAGGACCTGGTGCTCGGCGAGGGGCGCCGGCTGCGCCTGGTCGACCCTGCCTGCCTGGACGACCACCCGATGCCGCCGTTCCTGCGGGCCACGCTCGACCGCTGGCTGGCCGCCCGCGCCGACCGCGACGCCGACCGAGGTGCCGACCGCGCGCCGTGA
- a CDS encoding glycoside hydrolase 5 family protein: MAAQHGAPPSARSPRFGVNYTPSNGWFHHWLDFDLDAVRADLDSVAALGFDHVRVFPLWPVFQPNRTLIRPRAVEQLAALTDAAGERGLDVNVDGLQGHLSSFDFLPAWTTTWHRRNLFTDPDVVSGQAEYLRTLAAALADRPNFLGMTVGNEINQFSGHPHPDPDRVTPEQAGDWLRRMLDACERGAPGRLHLHAEYDAAWYLDDHPFTPAHSARIGAVTAVHSWVFNGTAQRYGTRSTATAQHAAYLVELAKAWAREPRRPVWLQEVGAPAPHVPAEYAAEFATATIDAVLDCPEVWGVTWWCSHDVDRRLADFPELEYSLGLLTQDRRVKPAGRAVAEAVRRWRTETPAPRPRTTALVVDVGPGDQAPARSVCAPGGAVFEAFMRLTAQGARPTTVLAEHATDADHLAARGITEVVTPHDVH; the protein is encoded by the coding sequence ATGGCCGCTCAGCACGGCGCGCCGCCCAGCGCGCGTTCACCCCGTTTCGGCGTCAACTACACCCCGTCGAACGGCTGGTTCCACCACTGGCTGGATTTCGATCTGGACGCGGTACGGGCGGATCTGGATTCCGTCGCCGCGCTCGGTTTCGACCATGTGCGGGTGTTCCCGTTGTGGCCGGTGTTCCAGCCGAACCGGACGCTGATCCGGCCGCGCGCGGTCGAGCAGTTGGCGGCGCTGACCGACGCGGCGGGCGAGCGCGGGCTCGACGTCAACGTGGACGGTCTCCAAGGCCACCTGTCCAGCTTCGACTTCCTGCCCGCGTGGACGACGACCTGGCACCGGCGCAACCTGTTCACCGACCCCGACGTCGTCTCCGGGCAGGCGGAATACCTGCGGACGCTGGCCGCCGCCCTCGCGGACCGCCCCAACTTCCTCGGGATGACGGTCGGCAACGAGATCAACCAGTTCTCCGGCCATCCGCACCCCGACCCCGACCGCGTCACCCCCGAGCAGGCCGGCGACTGGCTGCGCCGGATGCTGGACGCCTGCGAGCGCGGCGCCCCCGGGCGGCTCCATCTGCACGCCGAGTACGACGCCGCCTGGTACCTCGACGACCACCCCTTCACCCCGGCGCACAGCGCCCGGATCGGCGCGGTCACCGCCGTCCACTCCTGGGTGTTCAACGGCACCGCGCAGCGCTACGGCACCCGGTCCACCGCCACCGCCCAGCACGCCGCCTACCTGGTGGAGCTGGCCAAGGCGTGGGCCCGCGAGCCACGGCGCCCGGTGTGGCTCCAGGAGGTGGGCGCCCCGGCACCGCACGTCCCGGCCGAGTACGCGGCCGAGTTCGCCACCGCCACCATCGACGCCGTCCTGGACTGCCCCGAGGTGTGGGGGGTCACCTGGTGGTGCTCGCACGACGTGGACCGCCGGCTCGCCGACTTCCCGGAGCTGGAGTACAGCCTCGGGCTGCTCACCCAGGACCGCCGGGTCAAGCCGGCCGGGCGGGCGGTGGCCGAGGCGGTCCGCCGGTGGCGTACCGAAACACCGGCGCCGCGCCCGCGCACCACGGCGCTCGTGGTGGACGTCGGACCCGGCGACCAGGCGCCCGCGCGCTCCGTGTGCGCCCCCGGCGGCGCGGTCTTCGAGGCGTTCATGCGGCTGACCGCGCAGGGCGCGCGCCCCACCACGGTGCTGGCCGAACACGCCACCGATGCCGATCACCTCGCCGCACGCGGCATCACCGAGGTGGTCACACCGCACGACGTCCACTGA
- a CDS encoding VOC family protein, translating to MRITGVDHLVLTVADVERTVDFYRRALGMRPVTFGDGRRALAFGPSKINLHRAGREIRPHAARPVPGSADLCLVTDVSQDRVRAHLDACGVPVEQGPVPRTGALAPVTSTYLRDPDGNLIEVSTYDQAR from the coding sequence ATCCGGATCACCGGGGTGGACCACCTGGTGCTCACCGTGGCCGACGTGGAGCGCACCGTGGACTTCTACCGGCGCGCCCTGGGGATGCGCCCGGTGACCTTCGGCGACGGCCGGCGCGCGCTCGCCTTCGGCCCCAGCAAGATCAACCTCCATCGGGCCGGCCGTGAGATCCGGCCGCACGCCGCCCGCCCCGTCCCCGGCAGCGCCGACCTGTGCCTGGTCACCGACGTCTCCCAGGACCGGGTCCGGGCCCATCTGGACGCCTGCGGGGTGCCGGTGGAGCAGGGCCCGGTGCCGCGTACCGGCGCGCTCGCCCCGGTCACCAGCACGTATCTGCGCGATCCGGACGGCAACCTGATCGAGGTCAGCACCTACGACCAGGCGCGGTGA
- a CDS encoding cupin domain-containing protein: MTSSAEGREPAGSAAPVPPVPPVPRVLCDTRALTSPAPEAAGAVWKLAESGRQLDANVVHLPAGQRVAPHTEPDLDVLLHVLAGGGAVETAEGRLPLAPGTLLWLPHGAARGLVAGEAGLSYLTVHRRRPGMVIGRRP, encoded by the coding sequence GTGACGTCGTCCGCCGAGGGCCGGGAGCCGGCCGGATCCGCCGCACCCGTGCCGCCGGTGCCGCCGGTGCCCCGTGTGCTGTGCGACACCCGGGCGCTGACCTCACCCGCCCCCGAGGCCGCCGGCGCGGTGTGGAAACTCGCCGAGTCCGGCCGCCAGCTCGACGCCAACGTCGTCCATCTGCCGGCCGGGCAGCGCGTCGCCCCGCACACCGAGCCCGACCTGGACGTCCTCCTCCACGTGCTGGCCGGCGGCGGCGCCGTGGAGACCGCCGAGGGGCGACTCCCGCTCGCCCCGGGCACGTTGTTGTGGCTGCCGCACGGCGCCGCCCGCGGACTCGTGGCCGGCGAGGCGGGGTTGTCCTACCTGACGGTGCACCGGCGCCGGCCGGGGATGGTCATCGGCCGTCGGCCGTAA
- a CDS encoding DUF2243 domain-containing protein → MTTTTGRTGPWTETDAPPTAIRLPGILLGVGLGGFVDGILLHQVLQWHHMLSSTDTDNIGVRYYDPRTVSGLRMNTVWDGVFHAVCWLSVLVGLAVLHSRVTHGRRRVWTSRVLWGWVLVGWGLFNLVEGLLDHQILGIHHVHGGPYQLWWDIAFLVAGAVLVAVGDLLRRGGRPAA, encoded by the coding sequence ATGACCACCACCACGGGCCGCACCGGCCCCTGGACGGAGACCGACGCCCCACCCACCGCGATCCGACTGCCGGGCATCCTCCTCGGGGTGGGCCTCGGCGGCTTCGTGGACGGCATCCTGCTGCACCAGGTGCTCCAGTGGCACCACATGCTCAGCAGCACCGACACCGACAACATCGGCGTGCGCTACTACGACCCGCGCACCGTCTCCGGACTGCGGATGAACACCGTGTGGGACGGCGTCTTCCACGCCGTGTGCTGGCTCTCGGTGCTCGTCGGACTCGCCGTGCTCCACTCCAGGGTCACCCACGGCCGGCGGCGGGTGTGGACCTCCCGGGTGCTGTGGGGCTGGGTGCTCGTCGGCTGGGGGCTGTTCAACCTCGTCGAGGGGCTGCTCGACCATCAGATCCTCGGCATCCACCATGTGCACGGCGGCCCGTACCAGCTGTGGTGGGACATCGCGTTCCTGGTCGCCGGCGCCGTGCTGGTGGCCGTCGGCGACCTGCTCCGGCGCGGCGGCAGGCCGGCCGCGTGA
- a CDS encoding CGNR zinc finger domain-containing protein yields MNTEATPPGAVSPEEARFNFRSGRLSLAFVATVGERWRGNHERLRTPADLARWYREAGLLDEPVAVTPAGLAEARTVREAVHRIAWSVIDGRRAAPSDEAVLNAAAEAPPLVPVLRSGARTLRPPARGGQRAALSTVARDAIELFAGAEAGRIRACASPECALLFVDTSRPGRRRWCSSDACGGRDRAAAYRRRRAARTQR; encoded by the coding sequence GTGAACACCGAGGCAACACCGCCGGGCGCCGTGTCGCCCGAGGAAGCGCGGTTCAACTTCCGTTCCGGGCGGCTGAGTCTGGCCTTCGTCGCCACGGTGGGGGAGCGCTGGCGCGGCAACCACGAACGGCTGCGGACCCCGGCCGACCTGGCCCGCTGGTACCGCGAGGCCGGACTGCTCGACGAGCCGGTCGCGGTCACCCCGGCCGGGCTCGCCGAGGCGCGAACGGTGCGCGAGGCCGTCCACCGCATCGCGTGGAGCGTGATCGACGGACGGCGGGCGGCGCCATCGGACGAGGCCGTGCTCAACGCCGCCGCCGAGGCCCCGCCGCTCGTCCCCGTACTGCGTTCCGGCGCCCGCACGTTGCGGCCCCCCGCCCGGGGCGGTCAGCGGGCCGCGCTCAGCACGGTCGCCCGGGACGCGATAGAACTCTTCGCCGGTGCCGAGGCGGGGCGCATCCGGGCGTGCGCGAGCCCCGAATGCGCCCTGCTCTTCGTGGACACCAGCCGCCCCGGCCGGCGCCGCTGGTGCTCCAGCGACGCCTGCGGCGGCCGGGACCGCGCCGCGGCCTACCGCCGCCGCCGGGCCGCCCGCACGCAACGGTGA